Proteins from one Pseudomonas bijieensis genomic window:
- the urtC gene encoding urea ABC transporter permease subunit UrtC, translated as MNDMTEKPLIRPQAPSRGSRMLSAGWLPLIERHGLVWLSILLLVILPLSLGDFRLGLAGKYLSLAFCALGMVLIWGYGGILSLGQGIFFGLGSYMMAMYLKLEATATDEAASALAAFYGSALPDFMIWNSVDALPWWWKPFESATFTIAAILIIPPLLAFAFSYAYFKKRVGGVYFSIITLSLAAIMSIMIIGQQGYTGGVNGLTDFKTAFGLSLQAPQTPWILYLITTLLLLGCVALCGFILRSRLGKVVVAIRDREDRVRFSGYNTALFKAFIFAVAALISALGGVMFTLQVGLASPSLVGIIPSTEIVIYAALGGRLSLVGAVYGTLLIGVAKTYLSENFVNFWQYFIGFLFMGVVLFLPSGLAGLLQRLSNKEVQS; from the coding sequence ATGAATGACATGACTGAAAAGCCGCTTATCCGGCCACAGGCGCCCTCCCGTGGATCGCGCATGCTCAGCGCGGGCTGGTTGCCCCTGATCGAACGACATGGCCTGGTCTGGCTGTCGATCCTGTTACTGGTCATTTTGCCTTTGAGCCTGGGGGATTTTCGCCTGGGGCTGGCGGGCAAATACCTGAGCCTGGCGTTCTGTGCATTGGGCATGGTGCTGATCTGGGGCTACGGCGGGATTCTCAGCCTGGGCCAGGGCATCTTCTTCGGCCTGGGCAGTTACATGATGGCCATGTACCTGAAGCTGGAAGCGACCGCCACTGATGAAGCGGCCAGCGCCTTGGCTGCTTTCTATGGCTCGGCCCTGCCCGACTTCATGATCTGGAACAGCGTCGATGCCTTGCCCTGGTGGTGGAAACCGTTCGAATCGGCGACCTTCACCATCGCCGCGATCCTGATCATCCCGCCCCTGCTGGCGTTTGCGTTCAGCTACGCGTACTTCAAAAAGCGTGTGGGCGGCGTGTACTTCTCGATCATCACCCTGTCCCTGGCGGCGATCATGTCGATCATGATCATCGGCCAGCAAGGCTACACCGGCGGCGTCAACGGCCTGACCGACTTCAAGACCGCCTTCGGCCTGAGCCTGCAAGCCCCGCAAACGCCCTGGATCCTGTACCTCATCACCACCCTGCTGTTGCTTGGCTGCGTGGCGCTGTGCGGGTTCATTCTGCGCAGCCGGCTGGGCAAAGTGGTGGTCGCCATTCGCGACCGGGAAGACCGGGTGCGCTTTTCCGGCTACAACACGGCTCTGTTCAAGGCGTTCATCTTCGCCGTCGCGGCACTGATTTCGGCCCTGGGCGGGGTGATGTTCACACTCCAGGTCGGCCTCGCCTCCCCTTCTCTGGTGGGCATTATCCCGTCCACCGAAATCGTCATCTACGCAGCCTTGGGCGGGCGTCTGTCGCTGGTGGGCGCGGTTTACGGCACGTTGCTGATCGGCGTGGCGAAGACCTACCTGTCGGAAAACTTCGTCAACTTCTGGCAGTACTTCATCGGCTTTCTGTTCATGGGCGTGGTGCTGTTCCTGCCGTCGGGGCTGGCCGGGCTGCTGCAACGCCTAAGCAACAAGGAGGTGCAGTCGTGA
- the urtB gene encoding urea ABC transporter permease subunit UrtB — protein MTLDILIMQVFSGFSLFSVLVLMALGLTIAFGLMGVINMAHGELMAMGSYMTYVTSLVFQRYFPEFMGWYFIIGIGVAFVVTFAFGFLLERCFIRFMYNRPLDTLLATWGLSLVLQQVFRQVFGPKEVSVPTVEWLQGAWKISEGLELPLNRIFIIGLTLVIAGAVFLFLYRSRWGLRIRAVTQNRAMAGAAGINTARVDAVTFALSCGLAGIAGSSFTMLASTGPVSGQQYLVDTFIVVVFGGVESLLGTFLSAFAIGQTQISLEYLTTGSMAKAITLMVVIVLLFFRPNGLFAAKVRR, from the coding sequence ATGACTCTCGATATTTTGATAATGCAGGTGTTCAGCGGATTCTCGCTGTTCTCGGTGCTGGTGCTGATGGCGCTGGGACTGACCATCGCCTTCGGCCTGATGGGCGTGATCAACATGGCCCACGGCGAGCTGATGGCGATGGGGTCATACATGACCTACGTCACATCGCTGGTGTTCCAGCGCTATTTCCCCGAGTTCATGGGCTGGTACTTCATCATCGGCATTGGTGTCGCCTTCGTGGTGACCTTTGCCTTCGGTTTCCTGCTTGAACGTTGCTTCATCCGCTTCATGTACAACCGCCCGCTGGATACCTTGCTCGCCACCTGGGGCCTGTCGCTGGTGCTGCAGCAAGTGTTTCGTCAGGTATTCGGCCCCAAGGAAGTCAGCGTGCCGACCGTGGAGTGGCTGCAAGGCGCCTGGAAGATCAGTGAGGGACTGGAGTTGCCCCTCAACCGGATTTTCATCATAGGCCTGACGTTGGTCATTGCCGGTGCCGTGTTTCTGTTCCTGTATCGCAGCCGTTGGGGGCTGCGCATCCGTGCCGTCACCCAGAACCGCGCCATGGCCGGTGCCGCCGGGATCAACACCGCCCGCGTTGACGCCGTCACATTCGCTCTGAGTTGCGGCCTCGCGGGGATTGCCGGCAGCTCGTTCACCATGCTCGCCTCAACAGGCCCCGTAAGCGGCCAGCAGTACCTGGTGGACACGTTCATCGTGGTGGTGTTCGGCGGCGTCGAAAGCCTGCTAGGGACTTTTCTTTCCGCCTTTGCCATCGGCCAGACGCAGATCTCGCTGGAGTACCTGACCACTGGTTCCATGGCCAAGGCGATCACCCTGATGGTGGTGATTGTGTTGCTGTTCTTCCGCCCCAACGGCCTGTTTGCCGCGAAAGTGAGACGCTGA
- the urtA gene encoding urea ABC transporter substrate-binding protein: MHNDKRRLIKHALLLGAFSLLPFSLASQVQAAETVKVGIIHSLTGTMAMSEASVVDAEKLAIDEINASGGVLGKTIEPIVEDGASDWPTFAEKARKLLENDHVVVTFGAFTSASRKAVLPVFERNKGLLYYPTFYEGLEKSPAIIYTGAEASQQTLAAVSWLMANKGKSVYLVGSDYIWPRTTNKLARASVNKQGGSIVGEDYLPLGNIEFSSVINKIKAAKPDIVLSTIVGGSNVAFYKQLKAAGIDSSNQTLMALAVTEEEVTGIGAENLTGFLTCMSYFQSLKNPVNEKFVAAFKARYGEKRVVGDPMAAAYTAVYLWKKAVEKANSFDVPAVIAASSELTLDAPEGEIKVHKDNHHLWKRARIGTINAQGQVDVIYESAPIEPNPFPKL; the protein is encoded by the coding sequence ATGCACAACGACAAACGCCGTTTGATCAAGCATGCCCTATTACTGGGGGCCTTCAGCCTGTTGCCGTTTTCCCTGGCCAGCCAGGTCCAGGCGGCAGAGACCGTCAAAGTGGGGATCATCCATTCGCTCACCGGCACCATGGCCATGAGTGAGGCCTCGGTGGTGGATGCGGAAAAACTCGCCATCGACGAAATCAACGCCAGCGGCGGTGTACTGGGCAAGACCATTGAACCGATCGTCGAAGATGGCGCCAGCGATTGGCCGACCTTCGCCGAAAAAGCGCGCAAGCTCCTGGAAAACGATCACGTGGTGGTCACGTTTGGCGCCTTCACCTCGGCCTCGCGCAAAGCCGTGCTGCCGGTGTTCGAGCGTAACAAGGGCCTGCTGTACTACCCGACGTTCTACGAGGGTCTGGAGAAATCCCCGGCCATCATCTACACCGGCGCCGAAGCCTCGCAGCAGACGCTGGCCGCTGTCAGCTGGTTGATGGCCAACAAGGGCAAGAGCGTCTATCTGGTGGGCTCCGACTACATCTGGCCGCGCACCACCAACAAGCTCGCCCGCGCGTCGGTGAACAAGCAGGGCGGCTCGATCGTCGGTGAGGACTACCTGCCCCTGGGCAACATCGAGTTCTCCTCGGTGATCAACAAAATCAAGGCCGCCAAGCCCGATATCGTCCTGTCGACCATCGTCGGCGGCTCCAACGTGGCGTTCTACAAACAGCTCAAGGCCGCGGGCATCGACAGCAGTAACCAGACGCTGATGGCCCTGGCTGTCACCGAGGAAGAAGTCACCGGCATCGGCGCCGAAAACCTCACCGGCTTTCTGACCTGCATGAGCTACTTCCAGAGCCTGAAAAATCCGGTCAACGAAAAATTCGTCGCGGCATTCAAGGCCCGGTATGGCGAAAAACGCGTGGTGGGCGATCCGATGGCGGCGGCCTACACCGCGGTGTACCTGTGGAAGAAAGCCGTGGAGAAAGCCAACAGCTTCGACGTCCCGGCCGTCATCGCTGCCTCTTCGGAACTGACCCTCGATGCGCCTGAAGGCGAGATCAAGGTGCACAAGGACAACCACCACCTGTGGAAGCGTGCGCGCATCGGCACCATCAACGCCCAGGGCCAGGTCGATGTGATCTACGAGTCCGCGCCGATCGAGCCCAACCCATTCCCGAAACTGTGA
- a CDS encoding transporter substrate-binding domain-containing protein, whose translation MVDQAIRIGGLFSDTGVTAAAERSTMRGAQFAIEQINAAGGVGGRPLELVTRNPDSTPALYAMHVESLIREENLRFFFGCYTSAARKAALPIVERYDALLMYPVYYEGFEYSRNIIYTGATPNHNAVPLGNYMLDNFGNRVLMIGSEYVYPYETNRLMSDLLYERGGTKLGEYYLPLKNARPEDFAKLMVKARELKPSFIFSTVVGETMAHLYQAYADAGFDPAVMPIASLTTSETDIKQMGVHLGAGHISAATYFQSVDTAINRQCIAQYRALFGQEQVTDRCWEAAYFQVHLLAKAILSAGSTNVDDVLQAMRGLEFEAPQGRVRVDAHNHHTYLFSRIGRANAQGQFDILYESQNALKPDPYAIAPRLNDWSSGTGRPL comes from the coding sequence ATGGTTGACCAGGCGATCCGCATAGGCGGTCTGTTTTCCGACACTGGCGTCACGGCAGCCGCCGAGCGCTCGACAATGCGCGGTGCGCAATTCGCGATCGAGCAGATCAACGCGGCCGGTGGCGTAGGGGGGCGGCCTCTGGAGCTGGTCACCCGCAACCCCGATTCGACCCCCGCGTTGTATGCCATGCATGTCGAGTCGTTGATCCGTGAGGAAAACCTGCGGTTCTTCTTCGGCTGCTATACCTCTGCTGCGCGTAAGGCTGCGTTGCCGATCGTGGAGCGCTACGACGCGTTGTTGATGTACCCGGTGTACTACGAAGGTTTCGAGTACTCGCGCAACATCATCTACACCGGCGCGACACCCAATCACAACGCGGTGCCACTGGGCAATTACATGCTCGACAACTTCGGCAACCGTGTGTTGATGATTGGCTCCGAGTACGTCTATCCCTACGAAACCAATCGGCTGATGAGCGACCTTCTGTATGAGCGCGGTGGCACCAAGCTGGGTGAATATTACCTGCCGCTCAAGAATGCCCGGCCCGAGGATTTCGCCAAGCTGATGGTCAAGGCCAGGGAGCTCAAGCCGTCGTTCATTTTCTCCACGGTTGTGGGCGAGACCATGGCGCACTTGTATCAGGCCTATGCCGATGCCGGTTTCGATCCGGCCGTGATGCCCATCGCCAGCCTGACCACCAGCGAGACCGACATCAAGCAGATGGGGGTTCACCTGGGGGCAGGGCACATTTCGGCAGCGACCTATTTTCAGTCGGTGGACACTGCGATCAACCGCCAGTGCATCGCGCAATACCGTGCGCTGTTCGGTCAGGAGCAGGTCACCGACCGATGCTGGGAGGCTGCTTATTTTCAGGTGCACCTGCTGGCCAAGGCGATTCTCAGTGCGGGCAGTACCAACGTCGATGACGTGCTGCAAGCCATGCGCGGTCTCGAATTCGAGGCGCCTCAAGGGCGCGTCAGGGTCGATGCGCACAACCATCACACCTACCTTTTTTCGCGCATCGGGCGGGCCAATGCCCAGGGTCAGTTCGACATTCTTTATGAAAGCCAGAACGCCCTCAAACCCGATCCATACGCCATCGCGCCGCGCCTGAACGACTGGTCGAGCGGCACCGGGAGGCCGCTATGA
- a CDS encoding ANTAR domain-containing response regulator: MTLRAAKKRQRSDSSAGIKDLRDISVLVVHPDDDDGRNLIAQLQRIGCQVRVQWPIPERLNTEVDVIVLAVSPESLSTNTPWLLHASTAPIIPVIAYENPIIVEALVQLNACSVIPSPVRSFGLLTALALTLSQSRKAREREKHVKRLEGRMAVMRTVQQAKIILIETKGMSEIDAYNALRDQAMAKREPVEKIAEALVKAHELFQQACS; the protein is encoded by the coding sequence ATGACCTTGCGCGCGGCAAAGAAACGGCAACGCAGTGACAGCAGCGCGGGGATCAAGGACCTGCGCGACATCAGTGTGCTGGTGGTGCACCCGGATGATGACGATGGCCGCAATCTGATCGCGCAACTGCAGCGCATCGGCTGTCAGGTGCGTGTGCAGTGGCCGATTCCCGAGCGGCTCAACACCGAGGTGGACGTGATCGTGCTTGCCGTTTCCCCCGAAAGTCTTTCGACCAACACACCCTGGCTGCTGCACGCCAGCACAGCGCCGATCATTCCGGTGATCGCCTACGAAAACCCGATCATTGTCGAGGCGTTGGTGCAGCTCAACGCCTGCTCGGTGATCCCGTCGCCAGTTCGCTCGTTCGGACTGCTCACGGCGTTGGCGCTGACCTTGAGTCAATCGCGCAAGGCCCGTGAGCGCGAAAAACACGTCAAGCGACTGGAAGGGCGGATGGCCGTGATGCGCACGGTGCAGCAGGCCAAGATCATCCTGATCGAAACCAAGGGTATGTCGGAAATCGACGCTTACAACGCCCTGCGCGATCAGGCGATGGCCAAACGCGAACCGGTGGAGAAGATCGCCGAAGCATTGGTGAAAGCCCACGAGCTGTTTCAACAAGCCTGTTCCTGA
- a CDS encoding amidase, producing the protein MSVKRPSKADFLIAAEDHSYHLSDSQMECFLNLADETLGSYDAIDKLYAQTIAQQPPEREFSKAPDADNLHGAWYVKTHITGAAQGPLAGKTVVIKDNVSVAGVPMANGSLSLDGYVPSEDATVVKRLLAAGATVVGKSVCEDLCFSGASFTAASGPVKNPWDLSRNAGGSSSGSAVLVALEEVDMAIGGDQGGSIRMPSAWSGIVGHKPTYGLVPYTGAFPIERTIDHVGPMANSVRDVAVMLDVIAGADGLDSRQKNPPAVACVATLDQGVAGLRIGVLREGFAIPSVSEDQVDAQVKAAVAQLQSLGATVGEASAPWHSGVALDMWNVIATDGAAYQMLQGNGYGMNVDGYYDPDIMSYFGAKRREHADALSSSVRAVALTGHYSLKNLHGAYYAKARMLVPELTRQYDEAFKDFDVLVMPTMPFVATPLTAADAPIEEYVHSALNMLTNTAPFDLTGHPATSIPTGLADGLPVAMMIVAPRFQDALALRVAQAYEQARGPFPKPPRR; encoded by the coding sequence ATGTCCGTAAAACGCCCAAGCAAAGCCGACTTTCTAATCGCCGCCGAAGACCACAGCTATCACCTGAGCGACAGTCAGATGGAATGCTTCCTCAATTTGGCTGACGAGACCCTCGGTTCCTACGACGCCATCGACAAACTGTATGCGCAAACCATCGCGCAGCAACCCCCCGAGCGTGAATTCAGCAAGGCGCCGGACGCTGACAATCTGCACGGCGCCTGGTACGTGAAAACCCATATTACAGGCGCCGCCCAAGGCCCGCTGGCCGGCAAGACGGTGGTCATCAAGGACAACGTTTCCGTGGCCGGCGTGCCGATGGCCAACGGCTCGCTGAGCCTGGACGGTTATGTCCCCTCGGAGGATGCAACCGTGGTCAAACGCCTGCTCGCTGCGGGTGCGACAGTGGTGGGCAAGTCGGTCTGCGAGGACCTGTGCTTCTCCGGCGCCAGCTTCACCGCCGCCAGTGGGCCTGTGAAAAACCCATGGGACCTGAGCCGCAACGCGGGCGGTTCCTCCAGTGGCAGCGCCGTGTTGGTTGCCTTGGAGGAGGTCGACATGGCGATCGGCGGGGACCAGGGAGGATCGATCCGCATGCCCTCGGCCTGGAGCGGCATCGTCGGCCACAAGCCGACCTACGGCCTGGTGCCTTACACCGGGGCTTTCCCGATCGAAAGGACCATCGATCACGTCGGCCCGATGGCCAACAGCGTGCGTGACGTGGCCGTGATGCTTGATGTCATCGCCGGGGCCGACGGCCTTGACTCCCGTCAGAAGAACCCGCCAGCCGTTGCCTGTGTCGCCACGCTTGATCAGGGCGTCGCGGGCCTCAGAATTGGCGTGCTGCGTGAAGGCTTCGCGATTCCCAGCGTGTCCGAGGATCAGGTGGATGCTCAGGTCAAGGCGGCGGTCGCGCAACTGCAAAGCCTTGGCGCGACGGTCGGCGAAGCCAGCGCGCCCTGGCATTCTGGGGTGGCGCTGGACATGTGGAATGTCATTGCCACCGATGGCGCGGCGTATCAGATGCTGCAGGGCAACGGCTATGGCATGAACGTGGATGGCTATTACGACCCGGACATCATGAGCTACTTCGGTGCCAAGCGTCGCGAGCACGCCGATGCGTTGTCCAGCAGTGTCCGCGCCGTGGCGTTGACCGGCCACTACAGCTTGAAAAATCTGCACGGCGCCTATTACGCCAAGGCGCGCATGCTGGTGCCGGAACTCACTCGTCAATACGACGAAGCGTTCAAGGATTTCGATGTACTGGTGATGCCAACCATGCCCTTCGTGGCGACGCCGCTGACCGCTGCCGATGCGCCGATCGAGGAGTACGTGCACAGTGCGCTGAACATGCTGACCAACACCGCGCCGTTCGACCTCACGGGCCACCCGGCGACTTCGATTCCTACAGGTCTGGCTGATGGCTTGCCGGTGGCGATGATGATCGTCGCCCCACGGTTCCAGGACGCCCTGGCCTTGCGCGTGGCTCAGGCCTACGAGCAAGCCCGTGGCCCATTCCCTAAACCGCCGCGTCGTTAA
- a CDS encoding HupE/UreJ family protein gives MGLTQSIRLSLGAALCLLPVFAFAHPGHDESGLMAGVAHPLSGMDHLLAMFAVGLWAAQQAGKARLMLPLTFVAGMLLGGLLGFEGFAIAHLETGIAASVLAFGLLVAVAARPPVALALAITGLFGLAHGIAHGMEFPQMSSPAAYAVGFLIATSALHAAGFALARGLPMRAAALVRALGLVSAGAGITLLAG, from the coding sequence ATGGGATTGACTCAATCGATACGGCTTTCTCTGGGCGCCGCCTTATGCCTGCTGCCGGTGTTCGCATTTGCCCATCCAGGGCATGACGAATCAGGCTTGATGGCGGGCGTGGCGCACCCCTTGAGCGGGATGGATCACCTGTTGGCGATGTTCGCGGTCGGTCTCTGGGCCGCGCAGCAGGCCGGCAAGGCGCGCTTGATGTTGCCACTGACCTTTGTCGCCGGCATGTTGCTCGGCGGCTTGTTGGGGTTCGAAGGGTTCGCCATTGCACATCTGGAAACCGGCATCGCTGCATCGGTGCTCGCCTTTGGCTTGCTGGTCGCGGTGGCGGCGCGTCCACCTGTGGCGCTTGCCCTCGCCATCACCGGCCTTTTCGGACTGGCCCACGGCATCGCCCACGGCATGGAATTTCCGCAGATGAGTAGCCCTGCGGCTTATGCGGTCGGTTTTCTGATCGCGACATCGGCACTGCATGCAGCTGGCTTTGCACTGGCGCGGGGGTTGCCGATGCGCGCCGCTGCACTGGTTCGTGCGCTCGGCCTGGTGTCGGCGGGGGCAGGAATCACGTTGTTGGCAGGTTGA
- a CDS encoding amidase — MNLSDYAEHDAVGLAGMIADRQISESEVRAAALQAIQALNPHINAVVDTWADEPQAQSGPLHGVPMLVKDLGLTARNRRNELGSRLAQGCVAGADSELMARFRRSGLLALGRTTTPELAASTTTENRVDGPTRNPWDLTRSVGGSSGGSAAAVAAGMVPIAHATDGGGSIRVPAASCGLFGLKPSRGRLPMGPDVDEVWAGLAVHGVLSRTVRDTASVLDAVHGPASGDPFHIAPPTQSYRSLLSREPGPLRIAVQGHALNGQPTAPAVSAGLNLVCQTLEGLGHHVTPAVADIGLSWEAFVELNARFWSSNTAAWIDAIATATDRPIDESTLEPATLALYRLGCELSATQLLEAMYQRNVVTRKVGDFFCNYDVLLTPTLPAPQPLVGQYNANQETLDGRGWIAHVFDHSPFTAVFNVSGCPAMSMPLTQDLASGLPIGMQFGAAYGREDLLLQLAAQLERAMPWTDRRPPIWAGNHE; from the coding sequence ATGAATCTTTCCGATTACGCCGAACATGACGCCGTTGGTCTGGCAGGCATGATTGCCGACCGTCAGATCAGCGAGTCTGAAGTACGCGCCGCTGCCCTGCAGGCCATACAGGCACTTAATCCGCACATCAATGCCGTCGTCGATACATGGGCTGACGAGCCGCAGGCACAATCCGGGCCTTTGCACGGCGTGCCAATGCTGGTGAAAGATCTGGGCCTGACCGCGCGCAATCGTCGCAATGAACTGGGCAGCCGACTGGCGCAGGGTTGCGTTGCCGGAGCCGACTCTGAGCTGATGGCGCGGTTTCGCCGCAGCGGCCTACTCGCCCTAGGCCGCACGACCACCCCCGAACTGGCGGCAAGCACCACCACAGAAAACCGTGTAGACGGCCCCACTCGCAATCCTTGGGACCTGACCCGCAGCGTCGGCGGGTCCAGTGGTGGCTCGGCGGCCGCTGTCGCCGCTGGCATGGTCCCGATAGCCCATGCGACCGATGGCGGCGGCTCAATCCGCGTACCAGCCGCGTCCTGTGGTTTGTTTGGCCTGAAGCCAAGCCGGGGACGTTTACCCATGGGACCGGATGTCGACGAGGTTTGGGCAGGGCTGGCCGTACACGGGGTGCTCAGCCGTACCGTCCGGGATACCGCCAGTGTGCTCGACGCCGTGCACGGCCCCGCATCAGGCGATCCTTTTCACATTGCACCGCCGACACAATCCTACCGGTCGCTGCTGAGTCGCGAGCCCGGGCCTTTGCGCATCGCCGTACAAGGCCATGCCCTCAATGGTCAGCCGACAGCACCTGCCGTAAGCGCCGGTTTGAACCTAGTCTGTCAAACGCTGGAGGGACTGGGCCACCACGTCACTCCTGCCGTCGCGGACATAGGCCTGAGCTGGGAAGCCTTCGTAGAACTGAATGCGCGATTCTGGTCCAGCAACACAGCCGCCTGGATCGACGCCATCGCGACTGCGACGGATCGGCCCATCGATGAATCGACTCTGGAGCCTGCCACGCTCGCCCTTTACCGGCTCGGCTGTGAGCTGAGCGCAACCCAATTGCTGGAAGCGATGTACCAGCGCAATGTTGTGACCCGAAAAGTTGGAGATTTTTTCTGCAATTACGATGTGCTTCTGACGCCGACCTTGCCTGCCCCCCAGCCCCTCGTGGGCCAATACAATGCGAATCAGGAAACGCTCGATGGCCGAGGGTGGATAGCCCATGTCTTCGACCACTCCCCTTTCACTGCCGTTTTCAATGTCAGCGGCTGCCCTGCCATGTCGATGCCACTGACGCAGGACCTGGCATCCGGTTTACCTATCGGCATGCAGTTCGGCGCAGCTTATGGGCGTGAGGATTTACTCCTGCAGTTGGCGGCGCAGCTTGAACGGGCGATGCCCTGGACTGACCGACGCCCGCCCATCTGGGCGGGCAACCACGAGTAG
- a CDS encoding TetR/AcrR family transcriptional regulator, with translation MSVVPRPIRPERIAQLPPRERIIDAAQALFFEQGISRVTVDAIAALAGSTKMTLYRHFETKDVLVQEWLRLLTEQYSAVLDELSSQWPGQPVRQLLGFAEFIAADLASSGYRGCPFTNSLAELPDPLHPARRLIESHKQRQFQRLATLCKEADLPCPMDVAQELTLLMEGAQVVAQNKGMDEVGVRLMRIVSKRLGVTV, from the coding sequence ATGTCCGTCGTGCCAAGACCTATTCGCCCAGAACGCATCGCCCAGCTGCCACCCCGCGAGCGCATTATCGATGCCGCCCAGGCGCTGTTTTTTGAGCAGGGCATTTCCCGAGTCACTGTGGACGCTATTGCCGCCTTGGCGGGGTCGACAAAAATGACGTTGTATCGGCATTTCGAAACAAAGGATGTGCTGGTGCAGGAATGGCTGAGACTGCTCACTGAGCAATACAGTGCAGTGCTTGACGAGTTGTCGAGCCAGTGGCCCGGTCAACCGGTGAGGCAGTTACTGGGGTTCGCTGAATTTATCGCCGCAGATCTGGCCAGCTCCGGCTACCGAGGATGCCCTTTCACAAATAGCCTGGCCGAGCTCCCCGACCCACTGCACCCGGCGAGGCGTTTGATCGAGTCGCACAAGCAGCGCCAGTTTCAGCGACTCGCCACGTTGTGCAAGGAGGCGGATTTGCCTTGTCCAATGGACGTGGCGCAGGAACTGACACTGCTGATGGAGGGGGCGCAGGTGGTGGCTCAGAATAAAGGAATGGACGAGGTCGGTGTCCGTCTGATGCGGATAGTGAGCAAACGTTTAGGCGTTACCGTGTAG